In a single window of the Nicotiana tomentosiformis chromosome 10, ASM39032v3, whole genome shotgun sequence genome:
- the LOC104103427 gene encoding uncharacterized protein, producing the protein MVVILHGVTTIAGGYSLIPGRADGPGLNASFSDDFELSFVPERCTLMISDRGTKLVREIQLKAEDCSRNSHSALRAVSTWFLTVGLPCLVCLILGLVIRPYVIPNTGTQQSSSAQHDMEALPNQSGETSSDVLLRHQKRSC; encoded by the exons ATGGTGGTGATATTACACG GTGTTACTACAATAGCAGGAGGTTATTCACTAATACCAGGCCGTGCTGATGGACCTGGATTAAATGCCtcattttcagatgattttgaACTTTCTTTTGTTCCTGAGAGATGCACTTTAATGATCTCTGACCGTGGCACTAAGTTAGTCCGCGAAATACAGCTTAAGGCCGAGGATTGCTCAAGAAATTCTCATTCTG CTCTAAGAGCAGTTTCTACATGGTTCTTAACCGTGGGGCTTCCCTGCTTGGTCTGCTTGATTCTCGGGTTGGTCATTCGTCCTTATGTTATCCCAAAT ACAGGAACACAGCAGTCGTCTTCAGCGCAACATGACATGGAAGCACTTCCTAATCAGTCTGGAGAGACAAGTTCTGATGTTCTGCTTCGGCATCAGAAGCGTAGTTGTTGA
- the LOC138900121 gene encoding uncharacterized protein, giving the protein MDEFYFSGKSKRKSSSICYSHHLRVEIFCAVIDVQLQELNDRFDVVSSNLLLGMASLNPVNSFANYDKGRILTLAKCYPNEFDEVQIRDLSYQLDTFLIHMRCDNAKFSNLQGISDLAKALVEANLVETYSYIYLLLKLTLILPVATATVERAFLFMKQIKNDERNKYENLSRTIVKE; this is encoded by the exons ATGGATGAGTTTTATTTTTCTGGAAAGTCAAAGCGGAAGTCTTCTAGTATTTGTTATTCACACCACTTGCGTGTTGAAATATTTTGTGCTGTGATTGATGTGCAACTTCAAGAGCTTAATGACCGGTTTGATGTAGTGAGTAGTAATTTACTTCTCGGGATGGCTAGCTTAAATCCAGTCAATTCTTTTGCTAATTATGATAAAGGTAGAATACTGACTTTAGCAAAGTGTTATCCAAATGAGTTTGATGAAGTACAAATTCGGGATTTGAGTTATCAACTCGATACTTTCTTAATTCATATGCGATGTGATAATGCCAAGTTCTCCAACTTGCAAGGAATTAGTGATTTGGCAAAAGCATTGGTTGAGGCAAATCTTGTGGAGACTTATTCATATATTTACTTACTTTTGAAGTTGACTCTGATTTTACCTGTTGCTACTGCAACTGTGGAGAGAGCATTTTTATTTATGAAGCAAATAAAGAATGATGAGCGGAATA AATATGAAAATTTGTCGAGGACAATTGTAAAGGAATGA
- the LOC104088130 gene encoding uncharacterized protein — protein sequence MRQFVPSWFKGQFSRWLEYSVKKDAAYCLCYYLFKNEFIHGSVGEFYTKNNFRAWNKGLERLRLYVGDVNSVHDKCFKKMLDLSNHHQSVQVVFDKHSEKLKSEYRMHLEASIDVARLLLLYELPFRGHDKSESSTNQGLFLGFLRWHGDKHPDVGEVILEKAPQNDTLTCPMIQKDIINACAKETLKAIIGDLNGDYFERFVGLVHVSDTSASSLKEAIYSLLSEHSLSPSKIRGQGYDGANNMRGEINGLKTLIMKDSPSTYYIHCFAHQLQLTFVAIAKKHLDVEDFFCHVTNVLNVIEGSFKRRDSLRLLQAEKLEQLLESGEVHTGQGLNQERGLQRPGDTRWGSHFKILDNFIVLFSSIVRVLEVIKHEGSTSNDRNQAKYLLSEIKTFKFIFMLHLMLKVLSLSNELSKTLPKRDQDIVNAVEFLNITKKRLQDMRESE from the exons ATGCGTCAATTTGTTCCAAGTTGGTTCAAAGGTCAATTTTCTAGATGGTTGGAATATAGTGTGAAGAAAGATGCGGCATATTGCCTATGTTATTATTTGTTCAAAAATGAATTTATTCATGGAAGTGTGGGTGAATTCTATACAAAGAATAATTTTAGGGCTTGGAATAAGGGTCTTGAAAGATTGCGTCTATATGTTGGTGATGTTAATAGTGTCCATGATAAATGTTTCAAAAAGATGCTAGATTTATCAAATCATCATCAATCAGTTCAAGTTGTTTTTGATAAACACTCCGAGAAATTAAAAAGTGAGTATCGAATGCATTTAGAAGCATCAATTGATGTGGCAAGACTTCTATTACTTTATGAATTGCCTTTTAGGGGTCATGATAAAAGTGAATCTTCAACAAATCAAGGTCTCTTTTTAGGATTTTTACGATGGCATGGGGACAAGCATCCGGATGTGGGGGAAGTGATATTAGAAAAGGCTCCGCAAAATGATACTTTGACTTGCCCTATGAtccaaaaggatattatcaatgcTTGTGCAAAAGAAACATTGAAAGCTATAATTGGAGACTTAAATGGAGATTACTTTG AGCGATTTGTTGGTCTTGTCCATGTTAGCGATACATCGGCATCATCATTGAAGGAAGCAATCTATTCTTTACTTTCAGAGCACTCACTAAGTCCATCTAAAATACGTGGACAAGGTTATGATGGGGCTAATAATATGAGGGGAGAGATAAATGGTCTTAAGACTTTGATTATGAAAGATAGTCCATCAACATATTACATTCATTGTTTTGCTCATCAATTACAATTAACATTTGTAGCTATTGCTAAAAAGCATTTGGATGTTGAAGATTTCTTTTGTCATGTTACTAATGTGTTGAATGTTATTGAAGGATCTTTTAAGCGTAGAGATTCGCTTCGTCTTCTTCAAGCTGAAAAGTTGGAGCAATTACTTGAGTCCGGTGAAGTTCATACTGGACAAGGATTAAATCAAGAACGGGGGCTTCAAAGACCAGGTGATACTCGTTGGGGATCACATTTCAAAATATTAGATAACTTTATTGTTCTTTTCTCATCTATTGTCCGTGTGCTTGAAGTGATTAAACATGAAGGTTCTACCTCAAATGATAGAAATCAAGCTAAGTATCTTCTGAGTGAGATTAAAacattcaaatttatttttatgcTACACTTGATGTTGAAAGTGTTGTCATTGTCAAACGAGTTGAGCAAGACCTTACCAAAAAGGGACCAAGATATTGTTAATGCTGTGGAGTTTCTTaacattacaaagaaaagattgcAAGATATGAGAGAAAGTGAATGA